One Natronomonas moolapensis 8.8.11 genomic region harbors:
- the carB gene encoding carbamoyl-phosphate synthase large subunit — protein sequence MMPDEDRTILLIGSGPIQIGQAAEFDYSGAQACRALKEEGARVVLVNSNPATIMTDPEMADKVYVEPITTEAIAEVVRKEEPDGVIAGLGGQTGLNVTAELAEEGVLEEYGVEIMGTPLDTIYATEDRDLFRERMKKIGEPVCRSETISEMAELEDAVESVGGLPVIARTAYTLGGSGSGVVDDMDELREIARKGFQLSRNHEVQITESIAGWVELEYEVMRDADDSCIIICNMENIDPMGIHTGESTVVTPSQVIPDEAHQEMRDSALKVIRELGIEGGCNIQHAWRDDGTPSGEYRVVEVNPRVSRSSALASKATGYPIARVTAKVALGKRLHEIDNEITGETTAAFEPAIDYVVTKVPRWPKDKFSNVAFELGPAMKSTGEAMSIGRTFEESLLKALRSSEYDPAVEWTEVGDAELETAYLERPTPDRPYAVFEAFDRGYALDEIQDLTGIYEWYLERFGRIVEAAEAARNGDYQAAADVGFTDQEIAAMAGDEFTDTHASWIPAERADPGTETGHPVETDGAGATVDDIEAETSRRTYKQVDTCAGEFRASTPYYYSAREPPTGRGNSEVQIDRDTESVVVVGGGPIRIGQGVEFDYCAVHAVRALREVGTEAHVVNNNPETVSTDYDTSDGLFFEPITAEEVADVVEETGADGVMVQFGGQTSVNVGEPLEAELDRRGLDCEILGTSVEAMDLAEDRDRFNVLMDELGISQPEGGTATSEAEALELAHEIGYPVLVRPSYVLGGRAMDVVYSDAELTEYIEEAVRVAPDKPILVDDFLADAVELDVDAVADGEDVLIGGIMEHVEAAGVHSGDSACLIPPRSLSQDVLERVREVTLEIARALETEGLLNVQLAVRDGEVYVLEANPRSSRTVPFVSKATGVPIAKLAAKVMAGQSLEELRTHEQVPEHVSVKEVVLPFDRLPGSDPRLGPEMKSTGEVMGTARSFGKAYLKAQSATDKAIPTEGTAIVDLETLRGMSQKNEDITDVREHAERHFDVKTTDDFEDVTAALRDGEVDVVFSRDRDVLEIAVEEGITYFSTVPSARATMEAIETREEPLDVMALGERPTERRNWGE from the coding sequence ATAATGCCAGACGAGGACCGCACTATTTTGCTCATCGGCAGCGGGCCGATACAGATCGGACAGGCGGCGGAGTTCGACTACTCGGGCGCACAGGCGTGCCGGGCGCTGAAGGAGGAGGGTGCCCGTGTCGTCCTCGTCAACTCGAACCCGGCGACGATCATGACGGACCCCGAGATGGCCGACAAGGTCTACGTCGAGCCGATCACCACGGAGGCCATCGCGGAGGTCGTCCGCAAGGAGGAACCCGACGGCGTCATCGCGGGACTCGGGGGCCAGACCGGCCTGAATGTCACCGCCGAACTCGCGGAGGAGGGTGTCCTAGAGGAGTACGGCGTCGAGATCATGGGAACGCCGCTGGACACCATCTACGCCACGGAGGATCGAGACCTCTTCCGCGAGCGCATGAAGAAGATCGGCGAACCCGTCTGTCGCTCCGAGACCATCTCGGAGATGGCGGAACTCGAGGACGCAGTCGAGTCCGTCGGCGGCCTGCCGGTCATCGCCCGCACCGCCTACACGCTCGGTGGCTCCGGCTCGGGCGTCGTCGACGACATGGACGAACTCCGCGAGATCGCGCGCAAAGGGTTTCAGCTCTCGCGGAACCACGAGGTCCAGATCACTGAATCGATCGCCGGCTGGGTCGAGTTGGAGTACGAGGTGATGCGCGACGCCGACGACTCCTGTATCATCATCTGCAACATGGAGAACATCGACCCGATGGGGATTCACACCGGCGAGTCCACCGTCGTCACGCCCAGTCAGGTCATCCCCGACGAGGCCCACCAGGAGATGCGCGACTCGGCGCTGAAGGTCATCCGCGAGCTGGGCATCGAGGGCGGCTGCAACATCCAACACGCCTGGCGCGACGACGGCACGCCCTCCGGGGAGTACCGCGTCGTCGAGGTCAATCCCCGCGTCTCGCGGTCGTCGGCGTTGGCCTCGAAGGCCACGGGCTACCCGATCGCCCGCGTCACGGCGAAGGTTGCGCTGGGCAAGCGCCTCCACGAAATCGACAACGAAATTACGGGCGAGACCACCGCCGCCTTCGAGCCGGCGATCGACTACGTTGTCACGAAGGTTCCCCGGTGGCCGAAGGACAAGTTCTCGAACGTGGCGTTCGAACTCGGGCCGGCGATGAAATCCACCGGCGAGGCGATGTCGATCGGCCGGACGTTCGAGGAGTCGCTGTTGAAGGCGCTTCGGTCCTCGGAGTACGACCCAGCCGTCGAGTGGACCGAGGTGGGCGACGCCGAACTCGAAACGGCGTACCTCGAACGGCCCACTCCCGATCGCCCTTACGCGGTCTTCGAGGCGTTCGACCGCGGCTACGCCCTCGATGAGATCCAGGATCTGACGGGGATCTACGAGTGGTACCTCGAGCGCTTCGGCCGGATCGTCGAGGCCGCCGAGGCCGCGCGGAACGGCGACTACCAGGCCGCCGCCGACGTGGGCTTTACCGACCAGGAGATCGCCGCCATGGCGGGCGACGAGTTCACTGACACCCACGCCTCCTGGATCCCGGCCGAGCGCGCCGACCCGGGGACCGAGACCGGACACCCGGTCGAGACCGACGGAGCGGGCGCGACCGTCGACGACATCGAGGCCGAGACCTCCCGGCGGACGTACAAACAGGTCGATACGTGCGCCGGCGAATTCCGCGCGTCGACGCCGTATTACTACTCGGCGCGGGAGCCACCGACGGGGCGCGGCAACAGCGAGGTCCAGATCGACCGCGACACGGAGAGCGTCGTCGTGGTCGGGGGCGGGCCCATCCGGATCGGCCAGGGCGTCGAGTTCGACTACTGTGCGGTCCACGCCGTCCGTGCCCTCCGGGAGGTCGGCACCGAGGCCCACGTCGTCAACAACAACCCCGAGACGGTCTCGACGGACTACGACACCTCTGACGGCCTGTTCTTCGAGCCGATCACGGCCGAAGAAGTCGCCGACGTCGTCGAGGAGACCGGAGCCGACGGCGTGATGGTCCAGTTCGGCGGCCAGACCTCGGTCAACGTCGGCGAACCGCTGGAGGCCGAACTCGACCGGCGCGGGCTCGACTGTGAGATCCTCGGCACGTCCGTCGAGGCGATGGACCTCGCCGAGGACCGCGACCGGTTCAACGTCCTCATGGACGAGTTGGGGATCAGCCAACCGGAGGGCGGCACGGCCACGAGCGAGGCCGAGGCGCTCGAACTCGCCCACGAGATCGGCTACCCGGTCCTCGTGCGACCGTCCTACGTCCTCGGCGGCCGGGCGATGGACGTCGTCTACTCCGACGCGGAACTCACCGAGTACATCGAGGAGGCGGTCCGGGTCGCCCCGGACAAGCCGATCCTCGTCGACGACTTTCTCGCGGACGCGGTCGAACTCGACGTGGACGCGGTCGCCGACGGCGAGGACGTCCTCATCGGCGGCATCATGGAGCACGTCGAGGCGGCCGGCGTCCACTCGGGCGACTCGGCGTGTCTGATCCCGCCGCGGTCGCTGTCGCAGGACGTCCTCGAGCGCGTCCGCGAGGTCACACTCGAGATCGCGCGCGCCCTCGAGACGGAGGGACTGTTGAACGTCCAGTTGGCGGTCCGGGACGGCGAGGTGTACGTCTTGGAGGCCAACCCCCGGTCGTCGCGCACCGTCCCGTTCGTCTCGAAGGCGACGGGTGTCCCGATCGCGAAGCTGGCGGCGAAGGTCATGGCCGGCCAGTCGCTCGAGGAACTTCGGACCCACGAGCAGGTCCCCGAGCACGTCTCGGTGAAAGAAGTCGTGCTCCCGTTCGATCGGTTGCCGGGGTCGGATCCCCGGCTCGGCCCGGAGATGAAATCGACCGGCGAGGTGATGGGGACGGCCCGCTCGTTCGGCAAGGCGTACCTGAAGGCCCAATCGGCCACCGACAAGGCGATCCCGACCGAGGGGACGGCGATCGTCGACCTCGAGACGCTGCGGGGGATGTCCCAGAAGAACGAGGACATCACCGACGTCCGAGAACACGCCGAACGCCACTTCGACGTCAAAACGACGGACGACTTCGAGGACGTCACGGCCGCGTTACGGGACGGCGAGGTCGACGTCGTCTTCTCGCGGGATCGCGACGTCCTCGAGATCGCTGTCGAGGAGGGGATCACCTACTTCTCGACGGTGCCGAGCGCGCGCGCGACGATGGAGGCCATCGAGACGCGCGAGGAACCGCTCGACGTGATGGCGCTCGGAGAGCGCCCCACCGAGCGGCGCAACTGGGGCGAGTAG